From a single Candidatus Krumholzibacteriia bacterium genomic region:
- the mqnE gene encoding aminofutalosine synthase MqnE, producing MPRKAREDVPRERPPKRPQRDVDLTEIHEKVEAGQRLDFDDGVKLFESADLLTVGQLANTVRERRHGDRTYYNVNRHLNPTNVCFVGCELCAYQDKVTAPGTWSYSPEQCVEIARRDWTPDVTEFHIVGGLHPHWKFHVYVDILKELKKAFPQVHLKAFTMVEIDWLAKLAKKSVDETLDLLIEAGLDSCPGGGAEVFAPRVHEIIAHNKITGDRWLEVAGICHEKGLRTNATMLYGHVETYEERVDHLIRLREQQDRTSGFDCFIALAFHPENTPFEGHMGATDGFDDLKTIAVSRLMLDNFDHIKAYWIMLTQKIAQVALRFGANDLDGTVIDERITHAAGGVAGKGMTRTEIEDFIREAGRVPVERNTTYTEFEEILERKDSAEAGV from the coding sequence ATGCCCCGCAAGGCCCGCGAAGACGTTCCCCGCGAACGACCGCCCAAGCGCCCGCAGCGCGACGTCGATCTCACCGAGATCCACGAGAAGGTCGAGGCCGGGCAGCGGCTGGACTTCGACGACGGCGTCAAGCTGTTCGAGAGCGCCGACCTGCTCACCGTGGGACAGCTGGCGAACACGGTGCGCGAGCGCCGGCACGGCGACCGCACCTACTACAACGTCAACCGTCACCTGAACCCCACGAACGTCTGCTTCGTGGGCTGCGAGCTGTGCGCCTACCAGGACAAGGTCACCGCGCCGGGCACCTGGAGTTACTCGCCCGAGCAGTGCGTCGAGATCGCACGCCGCGACTGGACGCCCGACGTGACCGAGTTCCACATCGTCGGTGGCCTGCACCCGCACTGGAAGTTCCACGTGTACGTGGACATCCTGAAGGAGCTGAAGAAGGCCTTCCCGCAGGTGCACCTGAAGGCCTTCACCATGGTCGAGATCGACTGGCTGGCGAAGCTGGCGAAGAAGTCGGTCGACGAGACCCTCGACCTGCTGATCGAGGCCGGCCTCGACTCCTGCCCCGGCGGCGGCGCCGAGGTCTTCGCGCCGCGCGTGCACGAGATCATCGCGCACAACAAGATCACCGGGGATCGCTGGCTCGAGGTGGCGGGCATCTGCCACGAGAAGGGCCTGCGCACCAACGCCACCATGCTGTACGGCCACGTCGAGACCTACGAGGAGCGCGTCGACCACCTGATCCGCCTGCGCGAGCAGCAGGACCGCACGAGTGGCTTCGACTGCTTCATCGCGCTCGCCTTCCACCCCGAGAACACGCCCTTCGAGGGCCACATGGGCGCGACCGACGGTTTCGACGACCTGAAGACGATCGCGGTGAGCCGCCTGATGCTCGACAACTTCGACCACATCAAGGCCTACTGGATCATGCTCACGCAGAAGATCGCCCAGGTCGCGCTGCGCTTCGGCGCCAACGACCTCGACGGCACGGTGATCGACGAGCGGATCACCCACGCGGCCGGCGGCGTGGCCGGCAAGGGCATGACCCGCACCGAGATCGAGGACTTCATCCGCGAGGCCGGGCGCGTGCC